TCATTCACAAGCCGCTCTCCCGACAGCATTCATCCGCTCAGACTCCATACAACGGATCGATTCCGTCGATCTGGCGCAGCAATGCATCGAGAACATGGTCGGCACTCACGTCCGAGTCTGAGAGAGGGGTCGGACGTCGCTCGCGATGTGAAGGATTCCGTATCACCCGGATTGAGAACATAAGAGCCTGGTTGCACGTGCAACCAGATAACCCACGGCGAAACACAGAGCAAGAAGCAGGACGTCTAGCATATTCCGCATTTCGAGCGACGCGTCTCAAGGAAATCGTAATACTGGCTTGCTACGATCTCCGCTCGCTTTCTCTCTGACTTCGAGGATCAAAAATGAAGAAGGTTGTTCTGGCACTGGTCGCTGCTGCCGCTGGCTTCATGAGCATGTCGTCGGCATTCGCAAACGACCACCATCATCACGAGTGCCACAAGGTGCGCGTGCATCACCACTGGGAAAAGCGCTGCCACTAAGCAGGCCGCGCAGCTTCCGTGCGATGCATGAACCCCGCCTTCGCGCGGGGTTTTTTGTGGGCGTCGGGTTTGCCTGTTCGGCGAAAGAAAACAAAAACCCCGCGAGTCCTGGACAGGCGGGGTCTTGTGTACGGCGCGATCGATCATCGAGCAAGCGATCGATCAATCATCAATCAAGTGGTGCGAGGAAGGGGACTCGAACCCCTACACCCTTGCGGGCGTCAGGACCTAAACCTGGTGCGTCTACCAATTTCGCCATCCTCGCAGCCGGGCGCATGCCGGAAGCATGCAGCACCGATGTCTCGCCGGCTGCCGGACGCCGCATTTTTCATCGCGATGTCATTCGCGTGGACAACTCTGAGCCGGATAGGATCAGACCGCCGCGACCGCGAACGCTTGCGCCGGAAAGCACGTCCGAAAGCGTAAGCGCGAGATTCTAACCGATTGCCCTGCGCTTGTCTGCATCTGTCGAATAGCGTCGATGCTACAATTTTCGGTCTCTCGCGCAAACCGTGCGCGGCCGCCTTCCCCACAAGCCAATCCCGTGAATTTCGACGAATACTGCCAGCAGAAAGCGGCGCCTCCCGGTTCGAGCACTTACTATGCGTTGCGTCAGGCGCCCGCCGAGCGGCAGCCGCTACTCGCCGCGCTGTTTGCGCTGCGACGCGAGTTCGAGGAAACGGTGAAGGAAACGACGGATCCGACCATCGGGCGCACGAAGCTCGCCTGGTGGCAAAAGGAAGCGGCAGCGCTCGCAGCCGGCGAGCCGACGCACCCCGTCTCGCAGGCGCTCGCCGCGCATCTGCCCGATGTGCAAACCGAGTATCCCGCCTTGCAGACCCTGATTGCAGGCTTCGAGATGGACCTCGATCAGGCGCGCTATCTCGACTATCCGAATTTGCGCCGCTATGTGGCGGGTGTCGGCGGCACGTTTGCGTCGGTGGTCGCGCGCGCGACGGCGCGCGATCCTTCGCAGGCGGCGACGTGGGCCGCGCCGCTCGGCGAGGCGCTGATGCTCGCGCAGATCGTCGTGGATCTGGGCAACGACGCGCGGCACGGACGCATCTATATTCCCATCGACGAAATGCAGCGCTTCAACGTGACGGCGGCGGATCTGATCAACCGCAAGTACACGGACGCGTTCACCGAGATGATGCGCTTCCAGACGGCGCGCGCCCGCGACGCGATCGGAAAGGCGCTCGAAGCGCTGCCCGTCGGCGAACGTCACTCGCAGAGCACGCTACGCGCGCTGGCGGCGCTGGCACTGGCGTTGCTCGACGAGATCGAGCGCGACGGTTACCACGTGCTGCATCAGCGGATCGCGCTCACGCCGATCCGCAAGCTGTGGGTCGCCTGGCGAGCCGCACGCAAACACTGATTTCTCAGACGCTGCTCACACGCGTAGCAGAGGCAAGGGTTTCAGGTCGTCATCCAGCACGGCGTTTGCATCCAGCTTCCAGAATGAAGCGAGCGCGGTCGCGTAGAGCCGCCTGAAATCGGTCTCGACGGGCAACTTGCCATCGGCATCGAGTCGTGTCAGATCGGGCGGCTGCCCATACAAACCGGCCCGCACCTCGCCGCCCATCACGAAGTGCGCAGCGGCGCCGCCATGCTCGGTGCCGCGCTGCGCGTTCTCATGCGCGGAGCGGCCGAATTCCGAGTACGTCATGACGAGCGTGTCGCGCCAGCGGCCGCGCCGCATGAGTTCTGTGCGCAGCGTTGCGCAGCCGTCGGCGAGTTGCGTCAGCAAGCCCGCGTGTCGCCCGGGCTGATTCGCATGTGTATCGAAGCCATCGAGCGTCAAGCGGATCGCAGTGCGCGCATGCGGCTGCATCGCATCGATCGTGCGCAGCGCCGAGTCGATCGAATCTCGAAACGTGAGTGCTCCTCCGAGCGCCGCGCTCTGCGTGGGACCGAGCTTGCCTTCGTTCGCATCGTTCCAATTGACATAGCCGGCCGCATCGGGATCGTCGACACGCATCCATTCCCGTTCGATGCACGAAGCCGACTGTGCAAACGGTCCCGGCTCGACACTGCCGAACGACGCCGTCGCAAAGCTTCCATTCAGCGCGGCGCACTGCCCGGCCGCACGCGTCAGCCAGCCGTCGCGCCGATAGACGTCGGCGCGCGTTGCCGTGTCCCAGATCTCTCGCGAACGAAAATGCGCCGACGTGTCGCGCTCGCTACCGACGCCCTGCACCACCGCCAGTTCCCCATCGCGCCACAAGGAAAGCAGCGGACGCAGCGCCGGATGCAGCGCCGTGCGTGCATCGAGCGCGAGCGCCTGATCGCGCGGAATCGCGATGTGCCTGCGCAGCGTGTAGTAAGTGGAATCGGCGAATGGGATGACGGTGTTCAATCCGTCGTTGCCGCCCTTCAGTTCGATCAGGATCAGCAGCTTGCCGGAGCCGTCGCGAGCGGTTGTGCGCGCATCCAGTCGCGACGTTATGTCGCCGTCAGCCTGTGGCGCGGCGAACACGCGCGACATCGATAGCGAGGCGCCTGCCGCCGCTGCCATCGAAAGGAAGTCGCGTCGCTTCATCTATGCCTCACGGGATGAATCACACCTGTTTGCGCCGCAGAACACGGCGCGCAAAGCCCGGCGTCAGCGCTTGTACAGTTCGCGAACGGCGTCTTCGATATGCTGCCGCAGCAGACGACGTTCTTCAGGCGTCATGTGTCCGTCGCGTCGACGTTGATCCAGATCGGGCGGCACGGCAGTCGTGCGCATGATCGTGTCGGATGCGGGGCGATCGGCATTAGGATTGTGCGGCTGGCGGCCCGAGCGCATGTGTGGACGCTGGGGCGGGCGGGTGTCAGTGTTGCGTTCCGTCGAGGAATCGGCATAGGCGGAGACCGGGCTCAACGCGCTAGCGAACACGATCGCAACGGCTACTGCGATCAAGCTCAGGCGCATGTTCGGCCAGACCCCTCCCTTCATCTTGTTCCCTTCGTGGCGCGGCAACCGGCAACCTCAGATACGTGTAATGACTCCGGCTTGAAACCGGGTGCGAGAGCTTTATTCGAGTGAAGTATCTACCGAACTGGCGCAAACAGTAAAGGAGTGTAAGCGCCAAGGCTTTACGTCGTGCCACAGGCCGGGTAAATTTTGTAACTGACTGTTACTTGATAATTGGTGCAAACGCGCACCTCTTTCTAATCGCGCTAAGATGCCGACCATGGAAACCAAAAACCCTTCGAAAATCCTCGTCGTCGACGACGACCCGCGTCTGCGTGATCTGCTGCGCCGTTATCTCGGCGAGCAGGGCTTTAACGTTTATGTCGCCGAGAACGCGCCCTCGATGAACAAGCTGTGGGTGCGCGAACGTTTCGACCTGCTGGTGCTCGACCTGATGCTGCCGGGCGAGGACGGTCTGTCTATCTGCCGGCGTCTGCGCGGCAGCAACGACCGCACGCCGATCATCATGTTGACGGCCAAGGGCGAGGACGTGGATCGCATCGTCGGCCTCGAAATGGGCGCCGACGACTATCTGCCGAAGCCGTTCAATCCGCGCGAACTCGTCGCGCGCATTCACGCGGTGCTGCGCCATCAGTCGCCGTCCGAACTGCCGGGCGCACCGTCGGAAACTTCGGAAGTCTTCGAATTCGGCGAGTTCGCGCTGAACCTCGCCACCCGCACGCTCACTAAGGCCGGCCAGGAAATCCCGCTGACAACGGGCGAATTCTCGGTGCTGAAGGTGTTCGCGCGTCATCCGCGCCAGCCGCTGTCGCGCGAAAAGCTGATGGAACTCGCGCGCGGCCGTGAATATGAAGTGTTCGACCGCAGCCTCGACGTGCAGATTTCCCGTCTGCGCAAGCTGATCGAACCGGATCCGGGCAGCCCGCGCTTCATCCAGACGGTCTGGGGTCTGGGCTATGTGTTCATTCCCGACGGCGCTGCCTGAGTTTGCCGTTGCAGTTGTCCCTCTTCCTTGACACGAAGGCCGCATGCGGATCGACCGGCGCCTCCTGACGCTCGCATTCGGCGGCCTGTTCTGGCGAACATTCCTGCTGATCGCGCTTCTGATCGCGGTCAGTCTCGCGGCATGGTTCCAGAGCTTCCGGGTGATCGAGCGCGAAC
This genomic interval from Paraburkholderia sabiae contains the following:
- the ompR gene encoding osmolarity response regulator transcription factor OmpR; this translates as MPTMETKNPSKILVVDDDPRLRDLLRRYLGEQGFNVYVAENAPSMNKLWVRERFDLLVLDLMLPGEDGLSICRRLRGSNDRTPIIMLTAKGEDVDRIVGLEMGADDYLPKPFNPRELVARIHAVLRHQSPSELPGAPSETSEVFEFGEFALNLATRTLTKAGQEIPLTTGEFSVLKVFARHPRQPLSREKLMELARGREYEVFDRSLDVQISRLRKLIEPDPGSPRFIQTVWGLGYVFIPDGAA
- a CDS encoding squalene/phytoene synthase family protein; translated protein: MNFDEYCQQKAAPPGSSTYYALRQAPAERQPLLAALFALRREFEETVKETTDPTIGRTKLAWWQKEAAALAAGEPTHPVSQALAAHLPDVQTEYPALQTLIAGFEMDLDQARYLDYPNLRRYVAGVGGTFASVVARATARDPSQAATWAAPLGEALMLAQIVVDLGNDARHGRIYIPIDEMQRFNVTAADLINRKYTDAFTEMMRFQTARARDAIGKALEALPVGERHSQSTLRALAALALALLDEIERDGYHVLHQRIALTPIRKLWVAWRAARKH
- a CDS encoding DUF1501 domain-containing protein → MKRRDFLSMAAAAGASLSMSRVFAAPQADGDITSRLDARTTARDGSGKLLILIELKGGNDGLNTVIPFADSTYYTLRRHIAIPRDQALALDARTALHPALRPLLSLWRDGELAVVQGVGSERDTSAHFRSREIWDTATRADVYRRDGWLTRAAGQCAALNGSFATASFGSVEPGPFAQSASCIEREWMRVDDPDAAGYVNWNDANEGKLGPTQSAALGGALTFRDSIDSALRTIDAMQPHARTAIRLTLDGFDTHANQPGRHAGLLTQLADGCATLRTELMRRGRWRDTLVMTYSEFGRSAHENAQRGTEHGGAAAHFVMGGEVRAGLYGQPPDLTRLDADGKLPVETDFRRLYATALASFWKLDANAVLDDDLKPLPLLRV